TATTAGATGGCAATTTGGATCATAAGCAGCAGCAGCTTTGTATTTTCAAGAACACTGTTTATTTTGGTTAGATGTGGCTTAAAGGTTGACTTCGGGGTTTTCAAGTCTTGCAATAATTCAACATTGTTGCATGCATTCTGCATTGGTACTGTCTAGATGTGTTTTCTAGATGTATTGGAATGGTTTTGGACTACCTTCTGCTTTGGTTCCTAGCTGACTTAAGTGATcagcttttaatatttttccactTATATATGTTTCAGGTTGCAGATGCTAACCAAAAACGTAAGAAAGGTGTATTTGGAACAAAAGGTGGTGATAAGGAGGTAAAATATCAGCTTCAGTAGATTATTCATGACTTTCTTTGTTACTTTTGTGTGCCATGTCTTGCAGAAAGTGATCATCTTTCATTGACccttttttattcccttttcttCCATGCCAATTTTAATGTCCCTGTAAATGCCCGTTGAACCTTggttttttacttttgataagTTATGTTGCTGATCTCTTGATTTTGTAATATTTGGACTATCAGTCTATCATCCGGAGTAATCTGCAATATGCTGCTATGAGTGCTTTGAGAAGACTCCCTCTTGATCCTGGGAATCCAGCATTTCTTCATCGTGCGGTTCAGGGGtaagattttgttttttggggtaTTCTGATATTTTTGTGACAAATACCCTGCTGTGGAATGTATATTCGACAGTTTTTATTATCGGGCATTTTTCAATCTATACTGAACCATAGGAATGACAGTGAGGATTTGTACTATTCAGTTTAAACCTTGTGAGATTTTGTGCTGTTAGATGAAGGTgcagtttaatatttaattactttaacactccccctcacgcttagtctagtCTTTTACCTAGTACTAAGGGTGGAAACATTTCATTGGAGAGGCAAAAAATAGGGGCCTAGAAAGATTCAAACTCAGGACCTCCCtctctgataccatgtgagattttgtgggaccattgccaactgttttaaaagcttaagccgtTAGATGataggcgtggtttaatatttaattactctaacaaacctatttcttgatgtttttggAACAACTCATTGGAGACTCAAAACGTATTTTTTAGGTTGTATGAGTTTTGGTTTATCTAGAGTGACGGTTAAATTATAGCTATATTCGTCAGAAATCTATCTTGAATAAACATTAAGTCTTTCAAGACAAAAAAGGGAATTCTTTTGTGAATAAAGACAGAAAGCTGGTAGGGATGATAATTCTTGTCGTATCGTGTCATCAAATTCATGTGGGTTATTCATGTCATTTCATGTTAGTACCAATATATTTTAACATTATTAcaagtttcttttttaattaaacatGGGTGAAAAACTAGTCAATTCTGTTAGTTTTGAATTGCCCTGTCAGTTTCCTGATTCTCTAAGTGAATTTGCATGTTCAAATCATGCTCTCATGTCATGTAAAGAATGGCCATCTTAAGGGGCAGGGCTCTTGAGGCTGATGTTGCAAATTATAGCAAATTTTGGTTTATTCTTGTGCAATTGTAATGAATTAGCGAAAGGGTCTTCAACATCCACAAGTGTACTGTATTTAATTCGGCTTAGCTTCTTTAATGTACATATGTACTCTCTTTCATGATCATGgtaattttgtatattttttggATGGTATACATGCGATCTTGATACTAAGGTAGGTTTATTGCTACTTTTATTCTTGTGAGAAGAAATGTTAAAATTGTATTATTTAGTAACAAAGGATTTATACATTGGtaataatcaacaaaaataaaccCTATGAGTCCTAAAGACCAATTTACCTTTATATacttctaacactcccccttaagCTGGAGCATAGATATTAATCGTGCCCaacttgttacaaatatattctaTCCTTCCATTACCTAGAGATTTAGTAAAAGTGTTTGCAAGTTGTTCACCGTTTCTAATGTGCTTGGGAAGAATCATTCACTCTGTAGCTTCTCGAATAAAATGACAGTCAACCTCAATATGtttttgttctctcatgaaTATGCATTGCAGCCTTATTATCACACCATAAAGGCATAGGAACTAAAGCTTTGAAACCTAACTCAATCAATAACTGCTGAATCCACACTAATTCACACGTCACTTGTGCCATGGCTCTATTTTCTGACTTGGTACTGAGCGGGCAACAACACTTCTTTTCTTACTCTTCCATGTCACCTGATTTCCTCAACCAAGGTACAATGACCAAGTAGTTGATCTCCTATCAtctttggtgaactacggatttaaagataaaaaaaatcaaaaacccatccccccccccccccttttttaaaaaaaaaaaaaaaaaaattttttaaaattttaaaaatttttaaaaaaaaaaaaaaaaaaaaaaaaaaatagaaacatgaAAGTTTTTTTATGACCTGCCCAATTAGCATCAGAAAATCCTTCAACTCTGCTATGACCATGGTTTTTGGTAAACAATTCCTTTCCCTAGAGTCTTCTTCAAGTACCTCAAAATCCGAATTAATGCATCATAGTGAGATGTACAAGGAGAAGACAGAAACTAGCTTACCACACTAACTGAAAAGGCAATGTCTGGCGAGTAACTGTGAGATAATTTAGTTTACCTACCAATCTTCTATATCTCTCATGATTAAAGAAAAGCTCTCCTCCCTCATTAACTTGTTTAACCCCTTGTTCCATGGGTGAATCGAGAGGCTACGATACCATGTGAGAGGAAATGTTAATCTTGTATTATTCAGTAACAAAGGATTTATATATTGGTGATCAGCAACAAAAATAAACCCTAAGAGTCCTAAAGACCAATTTACTCCTTTATACTTCTAACAATTCTGTTATGGAAGTGTACCTGCACTAGTTAGATTTTCCTCCATTAGTTTGCTCTTGGAATGTGTTAAATCAATTAGGATAGAAATGTTTCTTGGGATTTGGTGTTCAGAAAAGTGAAGATACATAGTTCTGCTAGATTGACTGCTACTTTACAGTGTACATAAACCTATTCTTCATCTTTTGTTGCAGTGTTTCCTTTGTTGATCCTGTTGCTGTGAGGCATTCTTTGGAAATCATCTGTGAGCTGGCTACAAGAGATCCTTATGGAGTTGCAATGGCATTAGGTGACTTGAGAATACGCATACAATTTTTTTGCTTAGTATTGTTTGAACTCATATTTGTCCTTGCTATTTAGAAGCTATATTGATGTCAGTGGTAATTCTTCTGTCTAATGCTTCTTACACAATCTTTCTGCAGGAAAGCTTGTAGCACCTGGAggtacaatctctctctctctttctgactCTGCTTTGAAGTCACTCTTCCCACCTTGAAAGTCATGTTTACCCCTTGAGAAGTTGGGAATTATTCACCTGTTATTCGACATTTGTATGAGGTTTAATCTTCTTCTTTCCAAGGTATTAGCTTCTTActgtaagaaaaggaaaaaataaacaatctcTATGTTTGCTATGATGCAAGAGAAATTCTCTTCAATTCGTAAGAAGAGAGGgagtttttttgaatttctttttgttttgcacAAATAATTTTGAACAAGCTGTTGGGTATGAGAGGCAGATATATCTGCACTTATCCACGAGCTGTTGTTGCAATCTTGTCTTTGCTATTATCACATTACATGCTGATCTACTGATGGTTGGGGACTGCATTTTCACTTTTATGCTGCTaaggtttttgcttttttttttttttatttggatcaGGGGCCTTgcaggatgtcttgcatttacATGATGTTCTTGCAAGAGTTTCACTAGCCAGATTATGTCACAGCATTTCCAGGGCTCGGGCACTGGATGGTGAGTTTGTTGATAAATCATATTATAGTTTATATATGCCCACGAGAATAACGATTGACTTggtcattgaaatttttttgctgcAGAACGGCCCGATATAAAATCTCAGTTCAACTCTGTGCTCTATCAGCTTCTACTAGACCCAAGTGAAAGAGTATGCTTTGAGGCAATCTTAtgcattttaggaaaatatgaCAACACAGAGAGGTTTGTTTATATCCTTACAAACACTTGTTTCTCAATATCGCCTCACATTACACCTCAAAAGTTATACCTTCTTCTCCCTAtgcttatgttatttttttgaccaGGATATTTTTACTCTTCCTGTTTGTGCAGGGCTGAGGAAAGGGCTGCAGGTTGGTATCGTTTAACTAGAGAGATCCTCAAGTTACCGGAAGCACCGTCTGTGTCATCAAAGGACTCTGGTGCTGAATCAAAAGATGCTCTTCCACCAAAGCCAAGTAAAGACAAATCCCAAAAGACTAAGCGCCCACAACCCCTTATTAAATTAGTAATGAGAAGGTGAGAGAccttgttttcctttattttctgaCTTGGGGGATCTTTAGTATAGCTAGTTCATGTTTTGTTCATCTGATGTCTAATCAAATTAATGACCTTTATCATGTCTTTGATAAAAATATTTGGCTCATCCAGTCTCTTTTTATCCTTGTGTTTCTCTCAGGTTGGAGAGTTCTTTTCGTAGCTTCTCTAGGCCAGTACTTCATGCTGCTGCCAGAGTGGTGCAGGAAATGGGGAAGAGTAGAGCTGCTGCGTTTGCTTTAGGCTTACAGGATATTGATGAAAGTGTTCAGGTCAACACGTTTGCTGAAAGTGTAGATTCAGTCGATCCAGATAATGAAAATCCATTTTCAGGAGGTTAAGTATAtagcccatttttttttgttcctcatTGTTATTTTCGACATGACCCTTAGGGCTCTTTGTTCATCTGGATGCTATATAATACGTGTGGTTTACAGTGGCTTAGTTTGTTGACATGCCATTGCTAAGTTGGCAATATTGGCTTCTCTCTTGTTTCTGGATCAGCTTTCAGATGATTGGGATTGATTATTTCACTGAACATTATTGTCATTATTTGATACAGGTCATCGGAGAACCTCTTCTATAACTAATGGGCCAGGTAGCAAGGATACGATAGCTAGTCTCTTGGCTTCATTGATGGAAGTGGTGAGGACAACAGTGGCATGCGAGTGTGTTTATATTCGAGCAATGGTGATCAAAGCTTTGATCTGGATGCAAAGTCCATATGAATCTTTTGAAGAATTAGGATCTATTATTGCATCAGAACTTTCGGATCCATCTTGGCCTGCACCACTTCTGAATGACATCTTGCTCACTTTGCATGCTCGTTTTAAGGTATGTGACTCACTTAATTGTCGTAATGGTTTATGAAAGAGCATGGCTGTGACCAGTGGGTATAAGTCTTGATGTACTGCTGCATTTATACTCCTGATCCAGCTAAGTCAGATTTCTTATTGCCTTTTGAAGCATTTTCATTGGTTCTTGTTTGAAACTGACTTTTGCTTCCTTGTACTAATTCTAATATACTGCTTAATGTGAAAAGTGGTTCTTTAGTAACCCacaacctcaaaaaaaaaaaaaagaggtccaTCGTCCATTGTAGGTGGTGTCTTCTACTTCCCACTCTTTTGTCTtttgctccatttattttggaAAGCAACTGAAGATTCATTGATTAAGACGGGAAAAGCGTTTTTTCCTGGGGAAAAGTATCTATTGGTATATGAAAGGGCTAGTTGCTGAAGATCTATTATAACCTGTGTGAGATTTGTTTGAATTAGTTGTCAATCGAAGTCAATGTGCTTGCTTCCATTATATCTCCTATGTCCCCAAGCTTCCAATTTTTTCAgtgtgtttttttccccttatagTAGCTTGCCCTTTCTATGATAATGTTGTCATCTATTTACGGGCTTTTGTTGTTCAGGCTACTCCAGATATGGCTGTCACTCTTCTTGAAATTGCAAGGATATTTGCAACGAAAGTTCCTGGGAAGATAGATGCTGATGTCTTACAATTACTGTGGAAAGTATGTTTTCTGACCAATAAATTATGCGTGCATCTACATGGGCAAATGCTTGCTTTTTTCGTTTAAGTTACCAATCTACTTGTTTTCATACATATATGCCACCTGTTACCATTTGTATCTGGCCAGTCAACTATGGCAAAGATGGTACCTATTTATGTCtgctttcttttctctgttgGAGCTAAACTTTTGCTTGTTATCTCTCTCTATATCTCTTTTTTGTTACCTGTTGGTTGTGTCTTTCTTGTCTCGCTTTTCCAGTTTTATATATGTCTTGTCTCACATCTTAATCTACATTTTATTTAGAAGTATTTAGGTGCTGATGATCCGTTTTCACCTGTTTGTTTGTCGCTATTGATGATATCATCTGCATTAACACATATTAATGTATTTTTCGCCTCTTAACAGACATGTCTTGTTGGAGCTGGTCCTGATGGGAAGCACACTGCTTTGGAAGCAGTTACTGTTGTTCTTGATTTACCACCACCTCAACCCGGGTCTATGTTGGGTCTTACCTCAGTTGATACTGTGTCTGCGTCCGATCCAAAATCAGCTCTTGCACTACAGAGGCTTGTCCAAGCAGCAGTAAGATTTTCGTTCTCATgtttaaataattttggaaaCTCTGGTTCAGTTTTTGCTTGACCTGCATCTGGacattgatgtatttctcctGATAATTGAATATATATCTGGGCAGGTTTGGTTTCTTGGAGAAAATGCAAACTATGCTGCTTCTGAATATGCTTGGGAATCTGCAACTCCTCCTGGTACTGCCTTGATGATGTTGGATGCAGATAAAATGGTTGCAGCTGCTAGTTCTCGTAATCCTACTTTAGCTGGTGCCTTAACTCGACTGCAGAGGTGTGCTTTCAGTGGCAGCTGGGAGGTATAAGTTAATAGGTGCTCAGTTACTCCTCTGTCTGTATCATAACACAACCGAACTCTTAAAAATTTCCCACTTTAAAGAAAGCTAGGGTCAGTGAAGTAGTATTTATAATTCTTCTTCTGCATCAGAACATGTGAAATGTTGTCTGTAAACAGGAAATGTAAAATGTTCATCTTGGCTGCACTCAGCAGAAAACCTATTTATCCTGTCACACTCTCTAAGTCATGCAGAAGTTTGTTATAACTGATGGTGCACTGTCTCTTCTGCACCTATCCTAGATCACTTGACTACAGGTGCTCTACTTTACATGAGGAAATTTGTTACAATTAAGCACTAAAATCCATGTTTTCCAAGTTTCAAAGATGCTATCCATATGATAGATTAGATATGGTTTCAGAACAATGCTGTTCTTATCCAGAGATCGTGGTGGATTCCCATATTTTGTTTTCCTTGAACTTAGAAATGGTGTGGCTGGGATGCTGTGCAAGTTCTCAGTTCCTGTATCATTGGGTATATTCTTTTAATAAGAGTAGATCCTTTAGGCATTGACTCTCTAAGATATTCATTGTTATCCTGCTAATAGACATAGAAAGTACTCTATTATCATGCCTCAGGTTATTCTTCCTTCTTCTATTTCATTCTAAAGGGGGTTCATGTGAAACCAAGTTCTGGTCTATGTTACGTATGTGAAAGGAgacaattttcaagaatttttctTATTAGGTATATTACGGAGGTTTTTATGAGGAGAATGTTACTGCCCAGATTTTCCGGAAATTTGTGGAAATTTGGAAATTCATTTGCCCGCTTCTACAGGCACGTAGGAACATTACGTTGTCTCTTAGCCACTAGCTATCGAATATCAAGTCTTTGCATGTGATGTTATTTGGAAAACAACTAATGTACTCTCCTGAGTTTGGTAGCTGTAAAATCTGTTTGTTTTTGCCTTATTTCCTTTATAAAGCTAAGTCTCCCTCTTGAAACTCTAGGTTCGCATTATTGCTGCTCAAGCTCTCACTACCATGGCAATCAGGTCCGGCGAGCCATTTAGACTACAGATATATGAATTCTTGCATGCTTTAGCTCAGGGTGGTATGCAGTCTCAAATTTCAGAGATGCATGTCAGTAATGGTGAAGATCAAGGTGCTAGTGGTACTGGTCTCGGAGTTTTAATAAGTCCAATGTTAAAGGTTCTTGATGAAATGTATATGGCACAAGATGAGCTGATTAAGTAAGTTTCTTTGTCACTTTTTTGTGTCTACATTTCTCATTTCAGAAATCCTAAGAATGTTTCCTATTTGGATACTCAGGGACATTCGTCACCATGATAATGCGAAGAAGGAATGGACGGatgaagaattgaagaagctttATGAAACACATGAGAGGTTGTTAGATCAGGTTTCGCTGTTCTGTTATGTTCCAAGAGCAAAGTACCTACCTTTGGGCCCAATAAGGTACAATTGCATTAAACACCTGGTCGTTGTTTCTGTAGACTTTATTGCTAAAAAGAGTGGAATAATGTAGGTAGATTTCCCaaggaaaaaaggaaggggAGGAAACATTGTGTTCAATCATTTTCATTCCGAAAttgcttttcatcaaaaacAATGATTGCAGTGCCCTTGTTGTTTTTGATGTAATCCCTGGGAGT
This sequence is a window from Rhodamnia argentea isolate NSW1041297 chromosome 3, ASM2092103v1, whole genome shotgun sequence. Protein-coding genes within it:
- the LOC115754984 gene encoding uncharacterized protein LOC115754984, giving the protein MADSAGTTLMDLITADPSTASSTASSTATSASPGRQPTALGKPVVPASERKSKKATLMQIQNDTISAAKAVRTNIMPQRQKKKPVSYSQLARSIHELAATSDQKSSQKQLVHHVFPKLAVYNSVDPSLAPSLLMLGQQCEDRSVLRYVYYYLARILSDTGTQGSNPGGGIPTPNWDALADMDAVGGVTRADVVPRVVKQLTTESTIVDVEFHARRLQALKALTYAPSSSTDILSSLYEIVFELLDKVADANQKRKKGVFGTKGGDKESIIRSNLQYAAMSALRRLPLDPGNPAFLHRAVQGVSFVDPVAVRHSLEIICELATRDPYGVAMALGKLVAPGGALQDVLHLHDVLARVSLARLCHSISRARALDERPDIKSQFNSVLYQLLLDPSERVCFEAILCILGKYDNTERAEERAAGWYRLTREILKLPEAPSVSSKDSGAESKDALPPKPSKDKSQKTKRPQPLIKLVMRRLESSFRSFSRPVLHAAARVVQEMGKSRAAAFALGLQDIDESVQVNTFAESVDSVDPDNENPFSGGHRRTSSITNGPGSKDTIASLLASLMEVVRTTVACECVYIRAMVIKALIWMQSPYESFEELGSIIASELSDPSWPAPLLNDILLTLHARFKATPDMAVTLLEIARIFATKVPGKIDADVLQLLWKTCLVGAGPDGKHTALEAVTVVLDLPPPQPGSMLGLTSVDTVSASDPKSALALQRLVQAAVWFLGENANYAASEYAWESATPPGTALMMLDADKMVAAASSRNPTLAGALTRLQRCAFSGSWEVRIIAAQALTTMAIRSGEPFRLQIYEFLHALAQGGMQSQISEMHVSNGEDQGASGTGLGVLISPMLKVLDEMYMAQDELIKDIRHHDNAKKEWTDEELKKLYETHERLLDQVSLFCYVPRAKYLPLGPISAKLIDMYRTKHNISASTGLSDPAVATGISDLIYDSKPAPAEPETLDDDLVNAWATNLGDDGLWGKNAPAMNRVNEFLAGAGTDAPDVEEENIFSRPSVSYDDMWAKTLLETAEVDEDDARSSGASSPESTGSVETSISSHFGGMNYPSLFSSKPSYGSSQGTERSGTSRFSSTPVGGPSIYEGVSSPIREEPPSYESSVMRRYESFENPLAGHGSQSFGSQDDDRTSSGNSQFGTALYDFTAGGDDELNLTAGEEVEIEYEVDGWFYVKKKRPGRDGKMAGLVPVLYVSQS